In Metarhizium brunneum chromosome 3, complete sequence, a genomic segment contains:
- the ubc11 gene encoding Ubiquitin-conjugating enzyme E2, translating into MDFATEDNQNSAPGSVPATKLNTSRKGPDSQSVTKRLQTELMQLMTSPAPGVSAFPSADGNLLSWTATIEGPDDTPYAGLTFKLSFAFPSNYPYAPPTVLFKTPIYHPNVDFSGRICLDILKDKWTAAYNIQTVLLSLQSLLGEPNNSSPLNGEAAELWDSNAEEFKKKVMGRHRDIEEE; encoded by the exons ATGGATTTCGCCACGGAGGATAACCAGAATTCTGCCCCTGGCAGTGTCCCTGCTACGAAGCTCAATACTTCGAGAAAGGGCCCAGATTCGCAGAGCGTTACCAAAAG ATTGCAAACTGAGCTTATGCAGCTCATGACTTCGCCTGCTCCTGGTGTCTCCGCGTTTCCTTCCGCCGATGGCAATCTGCTGTCGTGGACGGCCACCATCGAGGGACCTGACGATACCCCCTACGCCGGCTTGACCTTCAAGCTGAGCTTCGCCTTTCCCTCCAACTATCCATATGCTCCCCCCACTGTCCTCTTCAAGACGCCCATCTACCACCCCAACGTCGATTTCTCAGGCCGAATCTGTCTTGACATTCTTAAGGATAAGTGGACAGCTGCCTACAACATCCAGACTGTTCTCCTGAGCCTCCAAAGCCTGCTTGGCGAGCCCAATAA CTCCTCACCTTTGaatggagaagctgctgagCTGTGGGATTCAAATGCCGAAGaattcaagaagaaggtgatgGGGCGCCACCGAGACATTGAGGAGGAATAG
- the apc11 gene encoding Anaphase-promoting complex subunit 11 has translation MRVTIKEWNAVATWRWDIPEDDVCGICQVHFDGTCPTCKYPGDDCSLLSGKCGHNFHMHCIMEWIKQESARGQCPMCRQTFEWTDQANDSASQGE, from the exons ATGAGAGTCACCATAAAGGAATGGAATGCCGTAGCTACTTGGCGTTGGGACATCCCCGAAGACGACGTGTGTGGCATTTGTCAGGTTCATTTTGACGGCACTTGCCCAACATGCAAATACCCCGGCGATGACTGCAGCCTGT TGTCTGGTAAATGTGGCCACAATTTCCACATG CACTGCATAATGGAATGGATCAAGCAAGAATCTGCTCGTGGGCAATGCCCCATGTGTCGGCAAA CTTTTGAGTGGACTGACCAGGCCAACGACAGCGCCTCACAAGGGGAATAA
- the chk1 gene encoding Serine/threonine-protein kinase chk1: MSQLDPLPKELPFRIVSKTVGRGAYASIKKAIPLDAANPVFAVKLIHKGYAVKHGRISTKQLAMEVSLHSHIGQHPNIIEWFASGEDAVWRWIAMEFAEGGDLFDKIEADIGVREDIAQLYFTQLVSGVSFMHSKGVAHRDLKPENILLSSDGSLKLADFGMATMFEYKGQRKTSSTLCGSPPYIAPEILACGRVDKKNAGSGKYSSDLVDIWSCGVILFVLLVGNTPWDEPSSNSWEFNEYVKTSGHSSDALWGRIPQEALSLLRGMMSIDPQKRFSFRQVRQHPWYTRHNSLLTPDGKITDPINLATQMLENLRIDFTQLPSASQQQYLAGGDDMDVDTGLNSGKFSSTQPEVPIIDRDWDWERPVLRSMAAPASSLPSHASDSRRMVLETLADEPSMSQFSHTPGPSMTLTQQARRFRDICPPESLTRFFSHVPPTHLVQMLSDALHQLNVPLAPVTPNLYGSPMANLKVKAIDGRQQNLHGEIQIDKQPLPDGSEVLDVRFVKVKGDPLEWRRFFKKIVVLCKDGVYVPEV, translated from the exons ATG TCTCAACTAGACCCCTTACCAAAGGAACTTCCCTTCCGCATTGTCTCCAAGACTGTTGGTCGAGGAGCCTATGCCTC CATCAAGAAGGCCATTCCCCTAGATGCCGCCAACCCTGTATTTGCCGTCAAACTCATCCACAAGGGCTATGCTGTTAAACATGGCCGAATTTCAACAAAACAGCTCGCCATGGAGGTTTCCCTGCACTCCCACATAGGTCAACATCCCAACATCATCGAGTGGTTTGCCTCGGGAGAGGACGCGGTATGGCGTTGGATAGCAATGGAGTTTGCAGAGGGTGGGGATCTCTTTGACAAGATCGAAGCGGATATCGGAGTCCGAGAAGATATCGCTCAGCTGTACTTTACCCAACTTGTCAGCGGGGTGAGCTTCATGCACTCCAAGGGCGTCGCTCATCGAGACTTGAAGCCAGAGAATATCCTGCTTTCCTCAGATGGTAGTTTGAAACTTGCAGACTTTGGCATGGCAACCATGTTCGAATACAAGGGTCAGAGAAAGACAAGCTCTACCTTATGTGGGAGTCCACCATATATTGCACCCGAGATTTTGGCCTGCGGCAGGGTCGATAAGAAGAACGCCGGCAGTGGAAAGTATTCATCCGACTTGGTGGATATTTGGTCTTGTGGTGTCATTCTATTTGTTCTTCTCGTGGGAAACACCCCCTGGGACGAGCCGTCGTCGAATAGCTGGGAGTTTAACGAGTATGTCAAGACGTCAGGTCACAGTTCAGATGCGCTCTGGGGGAGGATACCCCAAGAAGCCCTGTCACTTCTGCGGGGGATGATGTCAATAGATCCCCAGAAGCGATTTAGCTTCCGACAAGTACGGCAACATCCGTGGTATACACGGCATAACTCTCTTTTGACTCCGGATGGTAAAATTACCGATCCTATCAACCTTGCCACACAGATGCTAGAAAACCTTCGTATCGACTTTACTCAGCTGCCATCAGCATCGCAACAGCAATACCTTGCCGGCGGGGATGATATGGATGTCGACACAGGCCTCAACAGTGGCAAATTTTCCTCAACACAGCCCGAAGTACCCATCATCGATAGAGATTGGGACTGGGAACGGCCCGTCCTGCGATCCATGGCTGCACCGGCCTCGTCACTGCCTTCCCATGCCAGTGATAGCCGCCGAATGGTTCTTGAAACGCTTGCCGACGAGCCCTCCATGTCGCAATTCTCTCACACTCCTGGTCCATCAATGACACTCACCCAGCAGGCGCGTCGATTCCGCGACATTTGCCCTCCTGAGTCTTTAACACGGTTCTTCTCCCATGTTCCTCCCACACATCTGGTGCAGATGCTTAGTGATGCCCTCCACCAGTTAAATGTGCCTCTTGCGCCAGTGACGCCAAACCTGTATGGCAGTCCCATGGCAAACTTGAAAGTGAAGGCTATCGACGGCAGGCAACAGAACTTGCATGGGGAGATTCAAATCGACAAGCAGCCATTGCCCGATGGGAGCGAGGTCTTGGACGTGCGCTTCGTCAAAGTCAAGGGAGATCCCCTCGAATGGCGTCGGTTCTTCAAGAAGATCGTGGTTTTGTGTAAAGATGGTGTTTATGTTCCAGAGGTTTAG
- the rax1 gene encoding Protein rax1, producing the protein MADNDRLATPPHLPDVARNRLPTLFEVLSRRTLPPVDLFSFYIYMRDQQRSVDYLDFWLDVAQHMSLCRHYVRELRRSVLVATPDIEKTNSKRSSQILENIGDLESRPAGPSMYSTEKERDQDAQMSAFLREEQTQDSPHSGSGIARPSPPFSTPRDLTDSNSPSHTVARQDIRASAEKILYTFLLPGAEREITLPGSITQDVTTAIEEYGRDDPEVFDVAKDYVFQAMERDAFPGFLRMKALGNLIPPTLVMRLIIGLVSMFGAFWAAFILIFLDKSRQTRCWLILPFTVGVYFLSSYQYSLDPIMALIGYSEYTPFNFSRIREPYVRQLLAKRAMMVLAITILIDAALCVLFILVPGKRL; encoded by the exons atggccgatAATGACCGCCTGGCGACGCCGCCGCATCTACCAGATGTGGCGAGAAATCGACTCCCGACGCTTTTTGAAGTGCTGAGCCGGCGAACGCTGCCACCGGTGGACTTGTTTTCATTCTACATTTATATGCGAGACCAACAGAGGTCAGTTGATTATCTCGATTTCTGGCTGGATGTCGCCCAACACATGTCGCTGTGCCGACACTATGTGCGCGAGCTGCGACGATCTGTTCTTGTTGCGACGCCGGACATTGAGAAGACGAATTCAAAGCGATCATCGCAAATTCTGGAGAATATTGGGGATTTGGAATCGCGCCCAGCTGGACCGTCAATGTATTCGaccgagaaggagagggaCCAAGATGCTCAAATGTCAGCCTTTTTGCGCGAGGAACAGACCCAAGACTCCCCTCACAGTGGCTCTGGTATTGCCCGACCCAGCCCTCCCTTCAGCACGCCTCGCGATTTGACTGATTCGAACTCGCCATCTCATACTGTTGCCCGACAAGATATCAGAGCATCTGCGGAGAAGATCTTGTATACCTTCCTGCTTCCTGGGGCAGAGCGAGAAATTACCCTTCCCGGATCTATTACGCAAGATGTTACGACTGCCATTGAGGAATATGGCCGCGATGATCCAGAGGTGTTCGATGTTGCCAAAGACTACGTTTTCCAAGCTATGGAGCGGGATGCCTTTCCTGGGTTCTTGAGGATGAAGGCCCTGGGCAACTTGATTCCTCCTACTCTTGTGATGCGTCTTATCATTGGACTGGTTTCTATGTTTGGAGCGTTTTGGGCAGCATTCATTCTCATATTTCTGGACAAGTCTCGTCAGACGAGATGCTGG CTCATACTGCCATTCACCGTTGGTGTCTATTTCTTATCCTCGTACCAATACTCGTTGGATCCGATCATGGCCCTCATTGGCTACAGTGAATACACGCCTTTTAATTTTTCGCGAATTCGAGAACCCTATGTTCGTCAGCTTCTTGCCAAGCGAGCCATGATGGTATTGGCCATTACCATTCTCATCGATGCGGCTCTTTGCGTTCTGTTTATTCTCGTACCAGGCAAGAGGCTGTGA
- the RPL31A gene encoding 60S ribosomal protein eL31, whose product MSSAKKTSGKAQRSAIADVVAREYTIHLHKRLHGVTFKKRAPRAIKEIKAFATQAMGTNDVRLDPQLNKKVWECGIKGVPFRLRVRISRRRNDEEDAKEKLYSYVQAVNVKNPKGLPTVVVEE is encoded by the exons ATGTCGTCCGCTAAGAAGACCTCCGGCAAGGCCCAGCGCTCCGCCATTGCGGATGTCGTCGCTCGCGAGTACACCATCCACCTCCACAAGAGA TTGCATGGTGTTACCTTCAAGAAGAGAGCCCCCCGTGCCATCAAGGAGATCAAGGCTTTCGCCACCCAGGCTATG GGCACCAACGATGTTCGCCTGGATCCCCAGCTGAACAAGAAGGTCTGGGAGTGTGGTATCAAGGGCGTTCCCTTCAGACTCCGTGTCCGGATCTCTCGACGACGAaatgatgaggaggacgccaaggagaagctgtACAGCTACGTTCAGGCTGTGAATGTCAAGAACCCCAAGGGCCTTCCCACGGTCGTTGTTGAGGAATAA
- the Mpst gene encoding 3-mercaptopyruvate sulfurtransferase: MALGRGFSSYLVTPKELHEALKKNPPSPISTDPRVIPLCASWFLPNDERSGIQVFREQRIPKARFFDLDKAIDKRSPYPHMLPDAKAFAAALSELGIRKEDTVVVYDSKELGIFSAPRVGWTFKIFGHPNVHILNNFKLWVEEGLPTESGELYSVECCQYPIPKLDESKVASFEQVKEVALDFNKEGAEGVQVLDARPSGRFSGKDPEPREGLSSGHLPGSMSLPFSALLDPETKAFPSPETLRSILQGKGVDPNKPIISSCGTGVTACIIETALDVAGYGSPESRKVYDGSWTEWAQRVRPSDNLILKTES, from the exons ATGGCGCTTGGCAGGGGCTTCTCATCTTATCTCGTCACACCAAAAGAGCTTCATGAAGCTCTCAAGAAAAACCCTCCATCGCCAATCAGCACCGATCCTCGAGTGATTCCTCTGTGTGCGTCCTGGTTCTTGCCCAACGATGAACGATCCGGTATCCAGGTCTTTAGAGAGCAGCGTATTCCCAAGGCTCGATTCTTCGATCTAGATAAAGCTATTGACAAGCGGAGCCCCTACCCACACATGCTTCCTGACGCCAAAGCGTTTGCAGCTGCTTTGAGCGAGTTGGGCATTCGAAAGGAGGATACTGTGGTTGTATACGACTCAAAAGAGCTGGGCATCTTTAGTGCCCCCAGAGTCGGTTGGACCTTCAAGATCTTTGGACATCCCAATGTTCATATTCTGAACAACTTCAAGCTGTGGGTTGAAGAAGGCTTGCCTACTGAGTCAGGGGAGCTTTACAGTGTGGAGTGCTGCCAGTATCCTATCCCCAAACTTGACGAGAGCAAGGTGGCTAGCTTTGAGCAGGTCAAGGAGGTCGCTCTGGATTTCAATAAGGAGGGCGCTGAGGGTGTCCAAGTTCTCGATGCTCGGCCAAGTGGAAGATTTTCGGGTAAGGATCCTGAACCGCGGGAGGGTCTCTCATCAGGACATCTTCCTGGCTCCATGAGCTTACCATTCAGTGCTCTTCTGGATCCCGAGACTAAAGCTTTCCCATCACCCGAGACATTGCGAAGCATACTACAAGGCAAGGGCGTTGATCCTAACAAGCCCATCATTTCGAGCTGTGGCACCGGTGTCACTGCGTGTATTATTGAGACTGCCTTGGACGTTGCAGGATACGGCTCACCCGAGTCACGGAAGGTATACGATGGAAGCTGGAC CGAATGGGCTCAGCGAGTCAGACCGTCTGACAATCTGATTTTGAAGACTGAGTCATAA
- the csn-7a gene encoding COP9 signalosome complex subunit 7a, with amino-acid sequence MEQTKALNTLEPFLALSKSATSPRAAADLVTRATSSPNTYIFAELLQQPQIQALSQNPEFASHLTLLQIFSYGTYQSYHDTPNLPPLSEPQTLKLRQLSLLTLARDRSNLSYEALQKALGLTSARQLEELVVTVIYAGLLHATLDPARQAVQVNSVAPLRDLSPGSIPDMIAALSNWSEKCASTLGDLEAQIRNIRAAAAAREKEKRAAEHRIQALVSEAWDSDKKKDLPGRDALPRRGYNKRSMVDATNVTSEETMDVDEPPAVEEQKKRSSKRKM; translated from the exons ATGGAGCAAACCAAGGCTTTGAACACCCTCGAG CCGTTCCTCGCCCTCTCCAAATCGGCCACATCTCCccgggccgccgccgacctcgTCACGCGAGCCACCTCCTCCCCAAACACCTACATCTTCGCAGAGCTCCTCCAACAACCACAAATCCAAGCCCTCTCCCAAAACCCCGAGTTTGCATCCCACCTGACGCTCCTTCAAATCTTCTCGTACGGCACGTACCAAAGCTACCATGACACGCCCAATCTCCCACCGCTGAGCGAGCCTCAGACGCTCAAGCTCCGCCAACTCTCTCTGCTCACACTCGCCCGAGACAGGTCAAACCTGTCATACGAGGCCCTCCAGAAAGCGCTAGGGCTCACATCAGCGAGGCAGCTGGAAgagctcgtcgtcaccgTCATATATGCCGGCTTACTCCACGCCACTCTCGACCCAGCCCGTCAAGCAGTACAAGTAAACAGCGTGGCACCGCTGCGCGACCTCTCGCCAGGGTCCATCCCGGACATGATTGCCGCCCTGAGCAACTGGTCAGAGAAATGCGCCTCCACGCTAGGTGATCTAGAAGCCCAAATTAGAAATATccgcgctgctgctgcggcgcgtgaaaaggaaaaaagggCGGCAGAACATAGGATCCAGGCCCTCGTGTCAGAAGCATGGGACTCGGATAAGAAGAAGGATTTGCCGGGACGGGATGCCCTTCCCAGAAGAGGCTATAATAAGCGATCCATGGTGGACGCTACCAATGTCACAAGTGAGGAGACAATGGATGTAGATGAGCCTCCTGCTGTCGAagagcagaagaagcggTCGAGTAAGCGTAAGATGTAA
- the ATP7B gene encoding Copper-transporting ATPase 2, with amino-acid sequence MAPSHIAIPPRDAGAVGAWGVSKSPHVATTTLRVEGMTCGACTSAVEAGFKGVAGIGSVSVSLVMERAVVMHDPQTVSADQVREIIEDRGFDAEVLSTDLQSPVASRFTEQKGSVNDPGFVTTTVAVEGMTCGACTSAVEGGFKDVPGVKNFSISLLSERAVIEHDPALLTPEQIAEIIEDRGFGAEVLDTTKSMREAGSDEAGASQSDIATTTVAIEGMTCGACTAAVEGGFKGVEGVLKFNISLLAERAVITHNVSKISPEQIAERIEDRGFDAAVLSTQFESSDLGPLASTAQFRIYGNLDAAAAQALETKLKSTPGIRSATVSLSTERLTVTHQPGIIGLRGIVEAVEQEGLNALVADSQDNNAQLESLAKTREITEWRTAFRTSLTFAIPVFIIGMILPMALPSLDFGKLLLMPGLYLGDVICLVLTIPVQFGIGKRFYVSAYKSIKHGSPTMDVLVILGTSCAFFFSVFAMLVSILIPPHTRPSTIFDTSTMLITFITLGRFLENQAKGQTSKALSRLMSLAPSMATIYADPIAVEKEAEAWAKSAEEVKTPKTPQGPPELGGSSAYEEKLIPTELLQVGDIVIIRPGDKIPADGSLVRGETYVDESMVTGEAMPVQKRLGANVIGGTVNGNGRFDFRVTRAGRDTQLSQIVKLVQDAQTTRAPIQQLADTLAGYFVPTILILALLTFMSWMVLSHVLTNPPKIFLQDASGGKIMVCVKLCISVIVFACPCALGLATPTAVMVGTGVGAENGILIKGGGALQRTTKVTQVVLDKTGTITHGKMSVAKSTLVPLWRDNEWRRRLWWTIIGLSEMGSEHPVGKAILGAAKEELGIDPEGAIQGSVGEFKIKVGRGVKALVEPASSAERVRYRVLAGNVKYLEENGVEVPSEAIDASEAINAASSKRTLSKSSSAGTTNIFVAVDGKYTGHLCLADVIKEGAAGAISVLHQMGIKTAIVTGDQRSTALAVAAAVGISADNVYAGVSPDQKQSIIKQIQSQGEIVAMVGDGINDSPALATADVGIAMSSGTDVAMEAADVVLMRPTDLMSIPAALHLTRTIFRRIKLNLAWACIYNVVGLPVAMGMFLPVGLHMHPMMAGFAMACSSVSVVVSSLLLKFWKRPQWMKDAEAEQTGGLRWASGRGVLGWVREMLGRRRRKGEVGYVPLQNLEAEHA; translated from the exons ATGGCCCCGTCGCATATCGCCATCCCGCCTCGAGATGCTGGCGCTGTAGGAGCTTGGGGTGTATCCAAGAGTCCGCACGTGGCTACAACTACTCTCCGCGTTGAAGGCATGAC TTGCGGAGCATGCACGTCAGCAGTTGAAGCGGGCTTCAAAGGTGTCGCTGGTATTGGCAGCGTCTCCGTCAGTTTAGTAATGGAGCGCGCTGTTGTTATGCACGATCCTCAAACAGTCTCTGCCGACCAAGTTCGAGAGATCATCGAGGACAGAGGCTTTGACGCCGAGGTTCTGTCCACAGATCTCCAAAGCCCTGTAGCCAGCCGGTTCACCGAGCAGAAGGGCAGCGTAAACGACCCCGGTTTTGTAACCACCACAGTTGCTGTAGAAGGAATGACTTGCGGCGCTTGCACATCTGCAGTTGAAGGCGGTTTTAAAGACGTTCCCGGTGTTAAAAACTTTAGCATATCGTTGCTGTCCGAAAGAGCAGTAATTGAGCACGATCCCGCCCTTTTAACCCCTGAACAAATCGCAGAAATCATCGAGGACCGCGGTTTCGGGGCAGAGGTTCTAGACACGACGAAATCAATGCGCGAGGCCGGGAGCGATGAAGCGGGTGCTTCGCAAAGTGATATTGCAACGACAACGGTGGCCATCGAAGGCATGACATGCGGTGCTTGCACAGCGGCCGTTGAAGGGGGTTTTAAAGGCGTTGAGGGCGTTTTGAAATTCAACATCAGCTTACTGGCAGAGCGTGCCGTCATCACCCACAATGTGTCCAAAATTTCCCCTGAGCAAATTGCAGAGAGGATTGAAGACCGCGGGTTCGATGCCGCGGTTCTCTCAACCCAGTTCGAATCCAGCGACCTTGGACCTCTGGCGTCAACAGCTCAGTTTAGAATCTATGGCAacctcgatgccgccgccgcccaagcgCTAGAGACTAAGCTCAAGTCCACCCCTGGCATAAGATCAGCCACGGTGAGCCTTTCCACGGAAAGACTCACAGTGACCCATCAACCGGGTATTATTGGCCTTCGGGGGATTGTCGAGGCTGTGGAGCAAGAAGGCCTGAATGCCTTGGTTGCTGATAGCCAGGACAACAATGCACAGCTTGAATCTTTAGCCAAGACGCGAGAGATCACTGAATGGCGCACCGCGTTCAGAACGTCCCTGACCTTTGCGATTCCAGTCTTCATCATTGGCATGATATTGCCAATGGCTTTACCTTCCCTCGACTTTGGCAAGCTCTTGTTGATGCCTGGTCTCTATCTTGGAGATGTCATATGTCTTGTTCTTACGATACCCGTCCAatttggcattggcaagcgATTTTACGTGTCAGCATACAAGTCAATCAAACATGGATCCCCCACCATGGACGTTCTTGTCATTCTGGGCACTTCCTgtgctttctttttcagcGTCTTTGCAATGCTTGTTTCAATACTGATCCCTCCACATACGAGGCCAAGCACAATATTTGACACCAGCACAATGCTGATTACCTTTATTACCCTTGGCCGATTTCTGGAGAATCAAGCCAAAGGACAAACGTCCAAGGCATTGTCTCGCCTCATGTCTCTGGCACCCTCCATGGCCACAATTTACGCAGATCCCATTGCCGTTGAGAAAGAGGCCGAGGCTTGGGCTAAATCTGCAGAGGAGGTCAAAACTCCTAAAACCCCTCAAGGACCACCAGAACTTGGCGGCTCGTCTGCCTACGAGGAGAAGTTGATCCCCACAGAACTGCTCCAGGTTGGCGATATTGTCATTATTCGACCTGGCGATAAGATCCCGGCAGATGGCTCGTTGGTCCGTGGTGAAACTTATGTTGATGAGAGCATGGTTACCGGAGAAGCAATGCCAGTTCAGAAACGCCTCGGAGCCAACGTGATTGGAGGAACCGTtaatggcaatggccgctTCGACTTCCGAGTCACTCGTGCTGGCCGAGATACCCAGCTGAGCCAAATTGTGAAGCTCGTCCAAGATGCGCAGACTACGCGAGCTCCAATCCAGCAGCTGGCCGATACTTTGGCAGGCTATTTTGTGCCCACCATCCTTATTCTTGCGCTCCTCACCTTCATGTCATGGATGGTTCTGAGCCACGTGCTGACGAATCCACCAAAGATTTTCTTGCAAGATGCCAGTGGTGGCAAGATCATGGTGTGCGTGAAGCTGTGTATCTCGGTCATCGTCTTTGCCTGCCCCTGCGCTCTCGGTCTTGCCACACCCACTGCTGTCATGGTAGGCACTGGCGTCGGGGCTGAAAATGGCATACTGATTAAAGGAGGCGGCGCCTTGCAGAGAACAACAAAGGTGACTCAGgtcgtcctcgacaagacGGGAACTATCACACACGGCAAGATGAGCGTTGCTAAGTCTACACTTGTGCCTCTTTGGAGAGACAACGAGTGGCGGAGGCGTCTATGGTGGACAATTATCGGGCTTTCGGAAATGGGGAGTGAGCATCCTGTCGGCAAGGCTATTCTCGGGGCTGCAAAGGAAGAGCTTGGTATAGACCCGGAGGGCGCTATTCAAGGCAGCGTCGGGGAATTCAAGATCAAGGTCGGCCGAGGTGTCAAGGCCCTGGTCGAGCCAGCTTCATCAGCCGAGAGGGTTCGGTACAGAGTCCTCGCTGGTAATGTCAAGTATCTCGAGGAGAACGGTGTTGAGGTTCCAAGCGAGGCCATCGACGCTTCCGAAGCGATCAATGCTGCCTCTTCCAAGAGGACTCTATCGAAATCATCGTCCGCCGGGACTACCAACATCTTTGTGGCCGTGGATGGTAAATACACAGGACACCTCTGCCTGGCAGACGTCATCAAGGAGGGAGCCGCAGGTGCCATTTCAGTTTTGCATCAAATGGGTATCAAGACGGCCATTGTAACCGGTGACCAGCGTTCAACAGCACTTGCGGTGGCAGCTGCGGTTGGAATCTCGGCCGACAACGTATACGCCGGAGTCTCCCCCGACCAGAAGCAGTCCATTATTAAGCAGATACAATCCCAGGGAGAGATTGTGGCCATGGTAGGAGATGGCATCAACGACTCCCCCGCTCTGGCTACGGCTGACGTGGGCATTGCCATGTCGAGTGGTACCGATGTCGCGATGGAAGCCGCGGATGTGGTACTCATGAGACCTACGGACTTGATGAGTATTCCGGCTGCGCTTCACTTGACAAGGACCATCTTCCGGAGAATCAAGCTGAACCTTGCGTGGGCCTGTATATATAACGTCGTTGGTCTACCGGTGGCTATGGGCATGTTCCTGCCGGTTGGACTCCACATGCATCCAATGATGGCTGGATTCGCCATGGCATGCAGCAGCGTCAGCGTGGTGGTCAGCAGCTTGCTCCTCAAGTTTTGGAAGCGACCACAATGGATGAAGGACGCGGAAGCGGAGCAAACGGGTGGTCTTCGATGGGCGAGCGGAAGGGGTGTGCTGGGCTGGGTGAGAGAGATGCTTGGCCGGAGACGCCGGAAGGGCGAAGTGGGATATGTACCGTTACAAAATCTGGAGGCGGAGCATGCATAA